The uncultured Paludibaculum sp. sequence TTGTCCAAGCCCCACTTGCCGATGAAGCCCGTCCGGTACCCAGCATGCCGCAGGGCGACCGGATAGATGCGGTTCAGCTGTTCGGCGGAGAACTGCCGGTTGAAATCCGTAACGCCGTGGCACCGGGCATATTGCCCCGTGAAGATGCTGGCCCGCGAAGTGACGCAGATGGCGGTGGTGACAAACTGCTCCCCAAACGTCACGCCGCCTCGCGACAGGCGGTCGATGTTGGGCGTCCGCACAATGCGATTGCCCATGCAGCCCAGCGAATCCCAGCGCTGATCGTCGGTGAGCAGAAAGAGAATGTTGGGACGCCGCTGGCCCTGCATGGCAAGCAGCGAGGGAGCGGCGAGAAAGGCTCTGCGCGATGTGGTCACGCCAGTCATCTTATGTGAACCGGCGCTGACAGGCACACCGGCCGCGCCGCGTTACACTGAAATTCCATGAACAGGCGTCAACTCCTGGCCAGTTCTCTGTTTGGCCTCACCGCGCTGCCCGCCGCCGACTCCGGTCTCAAGGCCCTACCCGATGCGGCGCTCAGAGCCTCCGATCCCGATCAGTATTGGCTGCGCGTCCGCAATGAGCAGTTCTATCTGCCGGAGTGGCGCAACTTCCTGAACAACGGCAGCCTCGGCGTCGCACCGCGCCCTGTCATCCACGCCGTTGAGGACTTCCTGGAGCGCGGCGCAGGCCTCATCAGCGACGAATATCCACGCTGGGGCTACGAGACTCTGGATGCGGAACGCACCGAGATGGCCGAGTTCCTGGGCTGCAAGAAGGACGAGCTTGCTTTCGTCCACAACGCCACGGAAGGGCTAAGCACGATTGCAGCCGGCATCGACTTGAAGGCCGGAGACGAAGTCGTCATGACCGACCTGGAACACCCCAGCGGCAAAGCCGGCTGGGCGGTGCGGGCACAGCGTCACGGTGTCGCCATCCGGGAAGTCGCCATCCCGCTGCCGCCCAAGAGCTCCGCGCAACTCGCCGACATCATGATTTCGGCGATCGGTCCGCGCACGCGGGTCCTGTTCTTCAGTGGAATTCTCAGCCCCACCGGCACCATCATGCCGGTACGCCAGATTTGCGACGCCGCCCGCGCCAAAGGCGTCATCACCGTCATCGATGGCGCCCACATGAATGGCCAGATCCCGCTGAAGCTCTCCGACCTCGGCTGCGACTACTACGCCGGCAGCCCGCACAAATGGATGTTCGCACCCGCGGGCAGCGGCATCCTTTATATCCGCGAAGAGAACCTCGACCGCCTGTGGCCCTCCATCGTAACTGGAGATTGGGACAACAAGAAAAGCAAGGCGGCCCGCTTCATGAAAGTGGGCACCAACAACAAAGGCGTCGTTGTGGGCATGATGGCCGGTCTGCGGTTCCTCAAACAACTTGGGCCCGAGAATGTCTATGCGCGCATCCACGACCTCGCGATGCGTAACTACAGGATGGCCGCCGCCCGCCCGTATCTTGAAATCTTCAGTGCGGCCGACCCCGCCCTTTATGGTTCGTTGGTCACCATCGGCTTCCGCGGGGCCAAGCTCGACGACCTTTTCCGCAAGGCTCGCGAACGCAAGATCTGGATCTACGGCGGGGAGCGGATGCGCCTCTCCACGCACATCCATACACGGCCGCAGGATCTGGAAGCTTACTACGCGCTGGTCGACGAAGTCGTGGGTCACAAGGGCTGACGCGGAAGGGCTTGGGGGCCGAATGCTACATTGAAGGGGTTCCCATGCGATACCTGTTCGTGTTGGCCCTCACGGCCTCCCTATTCGCGGCCCAGCCGCTGAGCCCCGCCGAAGAAGCTCTCCTCAGTCCCATCACGGCAAATGTGCTGAAGGGCCATATTTCGTTCCTGGCCTCGGACGCGCTGGACGGCCGCGATACGCCGTCG is a genomic window containing:
- a CDS encoding aminotransferase class V-fold PLP-dependent enzyme is translated as MNRRQLLASSLFGLTALPAADSGLKALPDAALRASDPDQYWLRVRNEQFYLPEWRNFLNNGSLGVAPRPVIHAVEDFLERGAGLISDEYPRWGYETLDAERTEMAEFLGCKKDELAFVHNATEGLSTIAAGIDLKAGDEVVMTDLEHPSGKAGWAVRAQRHGVAIREVAIPLPPKSSAQLADIMISAIGPRTRVLFFSGILSPTGTIMPVRQICDAARAKGVITVIDGAHMNGQIPLKLSDLGCDYYAGSPHKWMFAPAGSGILYIREENLDRLWPSIVTGDWDNKKSKAARFMKVGTNNKGVVVGMMAGLRFLKQLGPENVYARIHDLAMRNYRMAAARPYLEIFSAADPALYGSLVTIGFRGAKLDDLFRKARERKIWIYGGERMRLSTHIHTRPQDLEAYYALVDEVVGHKG